Proteins from one Podarcis raffonei isolate rPodRaf1 chromosome 1, rPodRaf1.pri, whole genome shotgun sequence genomic window:
- the LOC128408570 gene encoding mucin-2-like, with the protein MSSCGSQETPKTTTSVPPPVPTGTTPSTTRPPSSTPKTTPTTSPSTTSRTTASTQTATTNTPKTTATASTPSTSTHHPKILTTTTPSTTTESTATSTPTPTTTTAPVPPSTPSPPTPSTTTTTTSPTTVTSTSTSTPVPTATTLTTAPPTSTETPSTPATTTPATTTVPVTTGKSPWSLCSSSLQEPSLAKGTEGYPPPGPTATQNPSRDGSPPFPSPTATYVTLLFCVPETPKTTTSVPPPVPTGTTPSTTRPPSSTPKTTPTTSPSTTSRTTASTQMATTNTPKTTATASTPSTSTHHPKILTTTTPSTTTESTATSTPTPTTTTAPVPPSTPSPPTPSTTTTTTSPTTVTSTSTSTPVPTATTLTTAPPTSTETPSTPATTTPATTTVPVTTGKSPWSLCSSSLQGFQEPSLAKGTEGFPPPGPT; encoded by the exons ATGTCCTCGTGTGgctcccagg AAACACCAAAAACCACCACTTCTGTTCCACCACCGGTGCCTACAG gCACCACACCTTCGACAACCAGACCGCCAAGCAGCACGCCAAAAACCACGCCAACCACCTCTCCCTCCACCACATCCAGAACCACTGCATCAACTCAGACGGCAACCACCAACACGCCAAAGACCACTGCAACAGCCTCCACACCATCCACCTCTACGCATCACCCCAAAATCCTAACCACCACAACCCCCTCCACCACGACAGAATCCACTGCGACTAGCACACCAACCCCGACAACCACAACAGCACCCGTGCCCCCCTCCACACCGTCTCCTCCGACGCCgtccaccacaaccaccaccacctcgccCACAACCGTTACCTCCACTTCCACCAGCACTCCAGTACCCACTGCCACAACTCTCACGACTGCTCCCCCTACCAGCACAGAAACGCCCAGCACTCCGGCCACCACAACTCCTGCAACCACCACCGTCCCAGTTACCACGGGTAAGTCTCCTTGGtcgctctgcagcagcagcttacAGGAGCCCTCTCTTGCCAAAGGGACAGAGGGATACCCACCTCCAGGTCCCAC ggcaacccaaaatcCCAGCCGTGACGGGAGCCCgccttttccctctcccaccGCCACCTATGTGACTTTGCTCTTTTGTGTTCCAGAAACACCAAAAACCACCACTTCTGTTCCACCACCGGTGCCTACAG gCACCACACCTTCGACAACCAGACCGCCAAGCAGCACGCCAAAAACCACGCCAACCACCTCTCCCTCCACCACATCCAGAACCACTGCATCAACTCAGATGGCAACCACCAACACGCCAAAGACCACTGCAACAGCCTCCACACCATCCACCTCTACGCATCACCCCAAAATCCTAACCACCACAACCCCCTCCACCACGACAGAATCCACTGCGACTAGCACACCAACCCCGACAACCACAACAGCACCCGTGCCCCCCTCCACACCGTCTCCTCCGACGCCgtccaccacaaccaccaccacctcgccCACAACCGTTACCTCCACTTCCACCAGCACTCCAGTACCCACTGCCACAACTCTCACGACTGCTCCCCCTACCAGCACAGAAACGCCCAGCACTCCGGCCACCACAACTCCTGCAACCACCACCGTCCCAGTTACCACGGGTAAGTCTCCTTGGtcgctctgcagcagcagcttacAAGGCTTTCAGGAGCCCTCTCTTGCCAAAGGGACAGAGGGATTCCCACCTCCAGGTCCCACGTAG